In one window of Sardina pilchardus chromosome 23, fSarPil1.1, whole genome shotgun sequence DNA:
- the LOC134071486 gene encoding ankyrin repeat domain-containing protein SOWAHC-like — MATDCTQETVLRFLMERGGTVKNLELIDHFKAVLTSDPNKKEMMKDAFKMHVDNVAFVKLEDGTKYVCLKKKYRGSIREDKNTMCGDNGSERSEQSVINCENDALTKNMLEGSAIHNVPQINLSDCNKAEERSLEFAGNDDAKQEIPPGSGYRSDNSREVERSLARDSSSDGVHASSTALLVPESNNRSKMGNNSSCAPVKKRDEPSEGKQHTSDQSIPKIAVIEASPLPAASDGTMFSLPQPVHLPQHDGTLSEADAFDDHNSKKYSEAVPSNPQGPEKSYEDILKGVVRRRKSGGSQRSVGSNISEGSDEGHFDTTSMSGSDTNTPRGSRKNFIELMMNSSPQVRRSMVLRNSVYLSARHKDSRSDSETGSIVSSITDDESTPVSLDPMEHEWMMCASDGEWESLHRLLACEPNLISKKDFVTGFTCLHWAAKLGKQELLALLVNYAKQHAVPININARSSAGYTPLHLAAMHNHVDVVKLLVGAYDADVEARDYSGKKACQYLPKSVAREICEITGGHEESDIENNDYGESSRWRLSKVLQSNLRPLKLLNHSEEDVQDGASATRVKPLRRKSSLSKMKPKLHKIRFRTQIVHSTSFSDRQLSEVARHKSPPRTRPMSSLFG; from the coding sequence ATGGCGACCGATTGCACGCAAGAAACAGTGTTACGGTTCCTAATGGAGAGAGGAGGTACCGTGAAGAACCTGGAATTGATCGATCATTTTAAAGCGGTTTTGACTTCAGATCCAAATAAGAAAGAAATGATGAAGGATGCTTTTAAAATGCACGTGGACAATGTAGCATTTGTGAAGCTCGAGGATGGGActaaatatgtgtgtttgaaaaaGAAATACAGGGGGTCGATTAGGGAGGATAAAAACACCATGTGTGGAGACAATGGCAGTGAGAGGAGCGAGCAGTCTGTAATTAACTGTGAAAATGATGCTCTCACCAAAAACATGCTCGAAGGCAGCGCTATCCACAACGTTCCTCAGATAAACCTCAGCGACTGCAACAAGGCAGAAGAGCGCTCTTTGGAATTTGCGGGCAACGATGATGCAAAACAAGAAATACCACCTGGCTCAGGTTACAGAAGTGACAACAGCAGGGAGGTGGAACGGTCACTCGCTCGAGATAGTTCTTCTGACGGAGTGCATGCATCTTCGACAGCCTTGCTAGTTCCCGAATCTAACAATCGTTCGAAAATGGGGAATAACAGCAGCTGTGCGCCCGTGAAAAAGCGTGACGAGCCGTCCGAGGGAAAACAGCATACGAGCGACCAGAGTATACCCAAGATCGCCGTGATTGAGGCGTCTCCCTTGCCCGCCGCTTCCGATGGGACCATGTTCAGCCTTCCACAACCTGTGCATTTGCCACAGCACGATGGGACTTTGTCCGAAGCCGATGCGTTTGATGACCACAACTCAAAAAAGTATTCTGAAGCGGTGCCCTCAAACCCACAGGGGCCAGAGAAATCGTACGAGGACATTTTAAAAGGTGTCGTGAGGAGGAGAAAATCTGGAGGGTCCCAGCGCAGTGTGGGCTCAAACATATCGGAAGGAAGCGACGAGGGGCATTTTGACACAACAAGCATGTCCGGGAGTGACACCAATACCCCGCGAGGCAGCCGTAAAAATTTTATTGAGTTAATGATGAACAGTTCGCCACAGGTACGACGCAGCATGGTGCTTAGAAACTCGGTTTATCTCTCTGCAAGACATAAGGATTCAAGGAGCGATAGCGAGACGGGTTCTATCGTGTCCTCGATCACAGATGACGAGAGCACCCCGGTCTCATTGGACCCTATGGAACATGAGTGGATGATGTGTGCGTCTGACGGGGAGTGGGAGAGCCTGCACCGGCTCCTTGCCTGCGAGCCGAACCTAATCTCGAAGAAGGACTTTGTCACGGGATTCACCTGCCTCCACTGGGCAGCTAAGCTTGGCAAGCAGGAACTTTTGGCTTTGCTGGTGAACTATGCCAAGCAGCATGCTGTGCCAATTAACATCAATGCCAGGTCAAGTGCTGGCTATACTCCTCTGCACTTGGCAGCTATGCACAACCATGTTGATGTGGTGAAGCTACTTGTAGGGGCTTATGATGCAGATGTGGAAGCCCGAGACTACAGTGGGAAAAAAGCTTGTCAGTACCTTCCCAAAAGTGTGGCTCGAGAAATATGCGAGATTACAGGGGGGCATGAGGAGTCAGACATAGAGAACAATGACTACGGTGAGTCCAGTCGATGGAGGCTGTCAAAGGTCCTCCAGTCCAACCTGAGGCCCCTGAAGCTACTTAACCACAGTGAGGAGGACGTCCAAGACGGTGCCAGCGCTACTAGGGTAAAGCCTTTGCGCAGGAAGTCCTCGCTGAGCAAGATGAAGCCCAAGCTGCACAAGATCCGCTTCAGGACACAGATAGTCCACAGCACCTCGTTCAGTGACAGGCAGCTGAGCGAGGTGGCTCGCCATAAAAGTCCACCTCGGACCAGGCCCATGTCAAGCCTGTTTGGGTGA
- the LOC134071519 gene encoding gamma-crystallin M2-like: protein MERGRIIFYEDRSFQGRSYECSSDCPELNTHFSHCNSIRVESGAWVLYDRPNYQGTQYVLTRGEYPEYQRWNGFNDTVRSCRMIRHIYGTWRIRVYERPNFQGQMMEFNDDCPSLSERFQHQEVHSCKVYDGAWVFYEQPNYHGRQWLMERGEYRRFTEWGAMHPSVGSLRRVQDF from the exons ATGGAGCGTGGGAGG ATCATCTTCTACGAGGACAGGAGCTTCCAGGGCCGCAGCTATGAGTGCAGCAGTGACTGCCCGgagctgaacacacacttcagccacTGCAACTCTATCCGGGTGGAGAGCGGGGCCTGGGTGCTGTACGATCGCCCCAACTACCAGGGCACCCAGTACGTGCTGACCCGCGGAGAGTACCCCGAGTACCAGCGCTGGAATGGCTTCAACGACACCGTCCGCTCCTGCCGCATGATCCGTCAC ATCTACGGCACCTGGCGCATCCGTGTCTACGAGCGCCCCAACTTCCAGGGCCAGATGATGGAGTTCAACGACGACTGCCCCTCCCTGTCTGAACGCTTCCAGCACCAGGAGGTGCACTCCTGCAAGGTGTACGACGGCGCCTGGGTCTTCTACGAGCAGCCCAACTACCACGGACGCCAGTGGCTGATGGAGCGCGGCGAGTACCGCCGCTTCACCGAGTGGGGCGCCATGCACCCCAGCGTCGGCTCTCTGCGCCGCGTCCAGGACTTCTGA
- the LOC134071520 gene encoding gamma-crystallin M2-like translates to MGKITFFEEKNFQGRCYDCNSDCPDLRSYFSRCNSIRVASGAWVLYEHPNYKGYQYVLSPGEYPDYQQWMGFNDSVKSCRVIKNVYGNAWKLRLYERPDFGGQMMEYSDDCPSVQEALKFREVFSCMVTHGAWCFYEHPNYRGRQYFLERGEYRKYSDWGAQSPDVGSFRRITDF, encoded by the exons ATGGGAAAA atCACATTCTTTGAAGAGAAGAATTTCCAGGGCCGTTGCTATGACTGCAACAGTGACTGTCCAGACCTGCGCTCCTACTTCTCCCGCTGTAACTCCATCCGTGTGGCCAGCGGTGCCTGGGTCCTCTACGAGCACCCCAACTACAAGGGTTACCAGTACGTCCTAAGCCCCGGCGAGTACCCCGACTACCAGCAGTGGATGGGTTTCAACGACAGTGTCAAATCCTGCCGCGTTATCAAAAAC GTCTATGGCAATGCTTGGAAGTTGAGGCTCTACGAGCGCCCTGACTTTGGAGGCCAGATGATGGAGTACTCTGATGACTGTCCGTCAGTGCAGGAGGCCCTCAAATTCCGCGAAGTCTTCTCCTGCATGGTCACCCATGGAGCCTGGTGCTTCTATGAGCACCCCAACTACAGGGGGCGCCAGTACTTCCTTGAGCGCGGCGAGTACAGGAAGTACTCCGACTGGGGGGCCCAGTCTCCTGACGTCGGTTCCTTCCGCAGGATCACTGACTtctaa